A window of Sulfurovum riftiae contains these coding sequences:
- a CDS encoding cytochrome b/b6 domain-containing protein, which produces MSKPGYKQVKRMTAFMRLNHWVVATCMVAAVITGLYIGHPYYQSFIADPAVNKYVMAWNRWIHFMVAIIFDVSSIVIAYLYFFSRFEKPILKLIPTPKNIMEFFEVLINLLTLNRRKKFDSSHADSFNAVFFFIFHVLLLWMLLTGLQLYVHGLESGLSSIGKWWPAMLHWATDWTIPASSWLVGGAMPTLMDVRIVHHLSMWLIIVWVVFHIYYQIWRTIFWKEGDIAIVVGGTKFVKEDKEG; this is translated from the coding sequence ATGTCTAAACCAGGATATAAACAAGTCAAGCGTATGACAGCTTTTATGAGGCTCAACCATTGGGTTGTCGCCACCTGTATGGTTGCAGCGGTAATAACAGGTCTCTATATCGGGCATCCCTATTACCAGAGTTTCATTGCTGATCCTGCTGTAAACAAGTATGTCATGGCTTGGAACAGATGGATCCATTTCATGGTGGCGATCATTTTTGATGTCAGCAGTATTGTTATCGCATATCTGTATTTCTTCTCAAGATTTGAAAAGCCGATACTGAAACTGATCCCGACACCAAAGAATATCATGGAGTTCTTTGAAGTCCTGATCAACCTTTTGACACTGAACAGAAGAAAGAAGTTTGATTCAAGCCATGCGGACAGTTTTAATGCAGTATTTTTCTTTATTTTCCATGTGCTTCTTCTCTGGATGCTTTTGACCGGATTGCAGCTTTATGTACACGGTCTTGAATCGGGCCTTAGCAGTATCGGCAAGTGGTGGCCTGCTATGCTGCACTGGGCTACGGATTGGACGATCCCGGCAAGTTCATGGTTGGTCGGAGGTGCAATGCCGACACTTATGGATGTACGTATCGTGCACCACCTTTCAATGTGGCTGATCATTGTTTGGGTCGTCTTCCATATCTACTATCAGATCTGGAGAACGATCTTCTGGAAAGAGGGAGATATCGCCATTGTGGTCGGCGGTACGAAATTCGTAAAAGAGGATAAGGAAGGGTAA
- a CDS encoding HyaD/HybD family hydrogenase maturation endopeptidase — protein sequence MSYNKVALIGIGNIMFHDEGLGAYLVKYIEENYHLPENLSVIEGGTLGFTLMTYYQEYDKIIIVGTGSKEGKIGMIHSESTEEVLAQGAIRQTANEVEITMMLEICSFHEDMGEVQLITMIPEDIIDVCNGLTPSVLEHMPKLVNATLEELERSGIVLQKKDADEVSFETIVDAYANPTAPRIF from the coding sequence GTGTCATACAATAAGGTAGCGTTGATAGGGATTGGGAATATCATGTTCCATGATGAAGGTTTGGGAGCCTACCTTGTCAAATATATTGAAGAAAATTACCACCTTCCTGAGAACCTGTCCGTGATCGAAGGTGGTACGCTCGGCTTTACGCTGATGACCTACTATCAGGAGTATGACAAGATCATTATTGTGGGTACCGGATCGAAAGAAGGTAAGATCGGTATGATCCACAGTGAATCCACGGAAGAGGTTTTGGCACAGGGGGCTATACGCCAGACTGCCAATGAAGTGGAGATCACCATGATGCTTGAGATCTGCTCCTTTCACGAAGATATGGGTGAGGTACAGCTCATTACCATGATCCCTGAAGATATCATCGATGTATGTAACGGTTTGACCCCATCTGTACTTGAACATATGCCGAAGCTTGTAAATGCGACACTTGAAGAACTGGAGAGGTCTGGTATCGTATTGCAGAAAAAAGATGCTGACGAGGTCTCTTTTGAAACGATCGTCGATGCCTATGCCAATCCCACTGCACCAAGGATTTTTTAA